From the genome of Plectropomus leopardus isolate mb chromosome 9, YSFRI_Pleo_2.0, whole genome shotgun sequence:
CAGATCTCGTTGTTCCACTAAGGTTTggaaaagtgaaatttaatgaTGATGATCAAGTATGCAGCGCAAAGTTCTTAAAACGTCTCTCATTGCAATAGTAACTGAAATTAAAGGTTGTGTTTACATTCACTCATGTCTTTTTCCAGGGGTTGCCTCAAAGAGCTCTGAATTTCCACGTATAAAGGACAGTACCTTATGTTGTCCTCCAGTATTTCATGCACATTGCATGTGCACGTGCCCGGTGCCTTCCAGCCGTCCCACATGTGACACATGTAACCAGCACTATCAGGCATTGTGCTATGTTTTAGGTGATGGAATGTTAACGTACTGCAAATCAGCAACTTCCAACTTAAAGAGCGCTCACACAGCAAGGTGCAGACCAGTACAGGCCTCAATGCAGGTCCATTCAAATTGGGACTTTTCTCCGGTAAACCATGctaaatgtttttcaaatatctTGCCTTCAACAggatgatgtttattttaacagcCAAAAATCATACCTCCTCATGGCTGACCATTTCTGTCTCTCGTCAGGTGACCACCTACTACATCCACATGGCCTTACAGAATGAATGTCATGTGACCGTGACAGAGTCCAGACAGCACCAGCTGAGTCCAGACTCGCCGTCCCCCACACAGATCCTGACCTTGAGAGTGGACAGCATTAACCCTGCTGCCAGACCCTTTGATATCAGGTACCAATTGTGTgtgtcatattttctttaaaaatcacccaaaaaacaaaaaattgccaCAATTTTCTTGccagacattaaaaaataaaataaaatcaccaaatttttttctttaaacatcaccagaaatgaaaaggaaaggaagccaaaatattttcttcaaaaattgccTCGaatttgttttaagaaaagaaaagtgcaaaaatgtttgttttgtttttttttagaaaaaaggtcaatgtctaaaatgtttttgttataaaatgccaaaaataataaaaacattgccAAGTCttgtattataaaatattttaaagaaaaatacaaaaattgttGAAATGGCTTCTTAAAATGgacacaaaaaattaaagggGAAGTTTTCCCTTCAAATCAGCGGTAAAACAAGTACAGAATACAGAAATCTAAaattgtatgcccctcccctaaccCAGAACAAAAAAGTCCCTCCCCAAAACTTACAGTTccttagttatatttaaatattcagttctaatcctctTCTGAActtataaattttttttaacaatatatgtGTGAAAAAGCTGttatacagtaataaaaaaaaagaaccaataaggaATATGAAAGGTCACTTCagatttgcctcaaagtcatggaaatttattggtaaaaatgttcatCAACCTGGTGTGTGCTGAGTCCTCACATGTCAGGACAAAACAGCATAtgccatgtccaaaaaaaacaaaaaaaagtcacttctCCACAAGGCGAGGGCTGTATCATACATCACATACGATACATCCTCGGTACAGCATCAGAGTGGAGttaaagtacttaaaataatgcgtttatgttttttaaaagccctACATCACTGTAACACCATGACTGTGACCAAacctgttttcaactgtttccAGGCTCAACTCCACAGAGTATGCAGAGCTCAGGGAGAAGCTCCATGCTCCCATCAGAAACTCTCCTAATGTCGTGATCCACCAAACCATGAGCGAACTCTTCCTGGAAACATTCAGAGCTCAGGTGGAACTCAATCAGCCATACACCCCGCCCAGTGGACAGGTGCACTACTGTTTGTTTATATGCCAGAATCCTTTCCATACCATCAcaatcaaaatataacatgttttcTCTCCATCCGCAGGAGATGGAGCCCTGTATCGGCTGCATGCAGGTTCCAGCAGGCACCAAGCTGGTCAGACTCTGCCACACAGAAGGTGAGAGACATTCTGTGTTAGGTCATTCATGTGTATAGTAGGCATgggcggtatgtaatatttcataccttcctgagaTTTCAGGGGGGtatatacagtttttaaaactttgctgttgtttggctttttaatCACACCACAACGCCGTTCTGgaggcctgaaaatgcaaacttttgaaatcggGTTCCAGGGTATAgtcttttgaaaatgccaccccttctgtcttagtgtaaactggcaatgtgcagatcctgtgagaacacaCTTTGCGCATGATCCTAATGTTCTTTTACGGTGTGTCGTTACAAAGTTATACCActaactactggcctggcatgcatgcTACAGCGTTTTGACAATGTTACCATATGAACAtagatttcttcaaaaatggaaatgaaagaCTTTCCAGTTTTAGTAGGGCCCTTCTCGTCTAGACGTGGCCTTAATTACCTTGTTAACATATCATAAAACGCACctcaaacagtaaaactcacccaaaccatcttggttactcttgtgagtaatctagttagtaagtccacagttccaacaatcaccagctccagtttggttcAAATAAATCCGTAATTCACCAAGTTGGATGTAAagacatgctgttattccctgcaatctctctctgtctgctggccgccagctgtttacagtcctgtaacttctccatccaccactaggtgtcgctgtgtctttcagttcagctgcctgttccaccagtagagactggagactgagctctggagTTGCATGCTCTTCACTACATAAAATGAGTTTGATTGAAAAAGGAGTGTCtctatttatgacagtattgacaAACATACCTTCATGATTTCTAAAGACCCTGGTATACTGTGATACCGTCCCAGTCTCGTGTGTTTGCACACATCCCTGTCCAGTGAAGCAGGTTGTGACTGAGACCGCTGTGTGTTGTAGGAGCAGAGAATGAGTCGGAGTGCCAGCAGTGTTTCTGCAGACCCATGTGgtgtctgtcctgtctgtgtCGATGGTTCGCCAGCCGCCAAGACCAGCAAAGACCTGAGACCTGGTTGTCCAGCAGAGTCCCCTGCCCGACCTGTAGAGCCAAATTCTGTATACTGGACATCTGTGTGGTCCACTgacaagacacacacaaacacacacacacacacgcacacacacacacacacacacacacacacacacacacctccaaaCAGACTCTTTCCTCTCACAGTTATGCAGAGTGTGCTTTTAAACAGCAGACATCTAAAGGAGAGGAGCAGTGGACAGGACGCTGACTGAAGTTAGCTATTCTTTGCTTTCAATAAAAAGGGATCGTTCAGAATGATGATGTAACACTCTGATTGGTTCTAATCCCAAACATAGTTAATAGTTGTCTGGTCTGTtcaatgtgacattttgggagGTATGCTTGTTTGGTTGAATCACAAGGGAAGATATC
Proteins encoded in this window:
- the tmem129 gene encoding E3 ubiquitin-protein ligase TM129 isoform X2, which translates into the protein MESPELTFTLAYLVFSLCFVFTPNEFRSAGLTVQNLFSSWLGSEDVGFIQYHVRRTSITVLVHSALPLGYYMGMSIAAPEKNLGYIHQLASWTLVIYWSRHHWHNHPISRALQAHIQPPHSSWGSVASSVNTEFRRIDKFATGAPGARVIVTDSWVFKVTTYYIHMALQNECHVTVTESRQHQLSPDSPSPTQILTLRVDSINPAARPFDIRLNSTEYAELREKLHAPIRNSPNVVIHQTMSELFLETFRAQVELNQPYTPPSGQEMEPCIGCMQVPAGTKLVRLCHTEGAENESECQQCFCRPMWCLSCLCRWFASRQDQQRPETWLSSRVPCPTCRAKFCILDICVVH
- the tmem129 gene encoding E3 ubiquitin-protein ligase TM129 isoform X1, which gives rise to MESPELTFTLAYLVFSLCFVFTPNEFRSAGLTVQNLFSSWLGSEDVGFIQYHVRRTSITVLVHSALPLGYYMGMSIAAPEKNLGYIHQVSDSWRAFLLLSLCLQLASWTLVIYWSRHHWHNHPISRALQAHIQPPHSSWGSVASSVNTEFRRIDKFATGAPGARVIVTDSWVFKVTTYYIHMALQNECHVTVTESRQHQLSPDSPSPTQILTLRVDSINPAARPFDIRLNSTEYAELREKLHAPIRNSPNVVIHQTMSELFLETFRAQVELNQPYTPPSGQEMEPCIGCMQVPAGTKLVRLCHTEGAENESECQQCFCRPMWCLSCLCRWFASRQDQQRPETWLSSRVPCPTCRAKFCILDICVVH